The following are encoded together in the Phaseolus vulgaris cultivar G19833 chromosome 9, P. vulgaris v2.0, whole genome shotgun sequence genome:
- the LOC137820982 gene encoding protein ALTERED PHOSPHATE STARVATION RESPONSE 1, which yields MGCVFSRIDEDEKVGRCKERKRLIKQLVKIRGEYSDSLLGYLKALRNTGATLRQFTESDTIEFETASNGIPEPASPPPHLPASPLLPPPRPPFLTDKAMVHEDEMLETDDTNVLPLQIDPSLSSLRLYRCPDRNEIVESVEEDNWEETKTDFEDEEAEAAVIAEKLRRGKQQLIEPVDENSSAISVYRKDATAMPVTVCRSGKTLEAIGKELDDQFLKASGCIKEIAVLIDISGGDTLLRQNSGRHDSKRGNSAKVFSVLSWSRHSKSPPSTKDCAEFSGHSEPCKPGAHCATLKKLYVAEKKLFKAVKEEGIVALEFDRKSSLLRKQEDENLDMVKIDKIRSCVEKLESDLISLRQCISETTSSILEMIDEELLPQLVALTAGLAQMWRTMLESHETQTLISQQLSDLSDNHNTLLNSEYHHQATIQFQTEASYWYSSFCKLVKSQREYVRILYEWVKRTDSLRDGQESSNHSSVLTICEQWEHGLNELPEKETSDAIKSLLSCIRSITSQQTEEHNILKRLQKLERKFQKCVNSLAEMQQKLDGDMADTSPRHPIHVKKSETEDIKKQVENERANYLDAVQYSRAMTLNQLQTTLPPLFHLLMEFSSASSQAIELINTPVKPLE from the exons ATGGGCTGTGTTTTTTCAAGAATTGATGAGGATGAGAAGGTCGGTAGGTGCAAGGAAAGGAAGAGGTTAATTAAACAGTTGGTGAAAATTAGAGGGGAGTATTCTGATTCCTTATTGGGTTATTTGAAAGCACTGAGGAACACTGGTGCCACCCTGAGGCAATTCACTGAGTCTGATACAATTGAGTTTGAAACTGCCTCTAATGGCATACCTGAGCCAGCCTCTCCACCTCCCCATCTGCCTGCATCCCCTCTGCTACCACCGCCGCGGCCTCCTTTTCTCACTGACAAGGCTATGGTGCATGAAGATGAGATGCTAGAGACAGATGACACCAATGTTCTTCCACTGCAAATCGATCCAAGTTTGAGCTCATTACGGCTGTATCGATGCCCTGATAGAAACGAAATAGTGGAATCAGTGGAGGAGGATAATTGGGAAGAAACCAAAACAGACTTTGAGGATGAAGAAGCAGAAGCTGCTGTAATTGCTGAAAAATTGCGTAGGGGAAAGCAACAGTTGATAGAACCAGTTGATGAAAATTCCTCTGCAATAAGTGTGTATAGAAAAGATGCTACAGCTATGCCTGTGACAGTTTGTAGAAGTGGGAAAACATTGGAGGCTATAGGTAAAGAGTTGGATGACCAATTCCTGAAAGCATCTGGATGTATAAAGGAAATTGCTGTTCTTATTGATATCAGTGGAGGAGATACTCTTCTGCGACAGAATTCTGGGCGTCATGATA GTAAGAGAGGCAATTCTGCAAAGGTCTTCAGTGTACTGTCATGGAGTAGGCATTCAAAATCACCACCATCCACCAAAGATtgtgctgaattttctggtcaCAGTGAACCATGCAAGCCTGGAGCTCATTGTGCCacacttaaaaaattatatgtggCAGAGAAGAAACTGTTCAAGGCAGTAAAG GAAGAGGGAATTGTTGCCTTGGAATTTGATAGGAAGTCATCATTATTGCGTAAACAAGAGGATGAGAACCTTGACATGGTGAAAATTGACAAAATTCGATCATGTGTTGAGAAGTTGGAGTCTGATTTAATTAGCTTACGGCAGTGCATCAGTGAAACAACTTCATCAATTTTGGAAATGATAGATGAGGAGCTTTTACCCCAGCTGGTTGCATTAACTGCAGG ATTAGCACAAATGTGGAGAACAATGCTTGAGTCCCATGAAACCCAAACACTCATCTCCCAGCAGTTGAGTGACCTCAGTGATAATCATAACACGTTACTAAATTCTGAATATCATCACCAGGCTACAATTCAATTTCAGACTGAGGCCTCTTATTGGTATAGCAGCTTTTGCAAACTTGTAAAATCTCAACGGGAGTATGTGAGGATCCTCTATGAATGGGTTAAGCGTACTGACAGCCTCAGGGATGGTCAAGAAAGTAGCAATCATTCTTCTGTTCTTACCATTTGTGAACAGTGGGAGCATGGGCTTAACGAGTTACCAGAAAAG GAGACTTCTGATGCAATAAAAAGCCTATTGTCATGCATCCGTTCCATAACTTCTCAGCAGACCGAGGAACACAACATTCTGAAAAGGTTACAGAAGCTTGAAAGAAAATTCCAAAAATGTGTGAACTCCTTGGCTGAGATGCAGCAAAAATTAGACGGAGATATGGCTGATACAAGCCCCAGGCATCCAATACATGTTAAGAAAAGTGAAACAGAAGACATTAAGAAGCAAGTGGAGAACGAGAGAGCAAATTATTTGGATGCTGTTCAGTATAGTAGGGCCATGACCCTAAATCAGCTACAAACTACACTTCCCCCTCTCTTCCATTTACTGATGGAATTTTCAAGTGCTTCATCTCAGGCTATTGAGCTTATCAATACCCCAGTCAAGCCATTGGAGTAG
- the LOC137821140 gene encoding uncharacterized protein encodes MKVEEVNRCQIQEWYPKFKSVSIKTLIHQLPESFIQYLLDDSGPFLLPVSVLNEDALPNRIHNPNEEEDFQVSEGSGDEAESSPPPSFPELELKIKESIESLGGAVFPKLNWSAPKDSAWISTAGTLRCTSFSEIALLFRASDSLVHDLCHVYDSCQDKSLTRPHNFFLALRKWYPSLQPDMEFRCFIRDQKLIGISQREVTTFYPVLLEKKNDLLSLILAFFNNHVRAKFESENYTFDVYITKDERVKVVDFNPWGAFTLSLLFAWDELELIHSEGNDVEFRIVEDRCAVRPGLKTAVPFDYLDTSAGSGWDQFLRSADEELRQQSTEAGA; translated from the coding sequence ATGAAAGTGGAAGAGGTGAATCGATGTCAGATTCAAGAGTGGTATCCAAAGTTCAAATCTGTATCCATCAAGACTTTAATTCATCAACTCCCCGAGTCATTTATTCAGTACCTTCTTGATGACTCAGGGCCCTTCCTCTTACCTGTTTCTGTCTTAAATGAAGATGCATTACCCAATAGAATTCATAATCCCAATGAGGAAGAAGATTTTCAGGTGTCAGAGGGATCTGGTGATGAAGCAGAAAGTTCTCCACCACCTTCTTTTCCAGAACTTGAATTGAAAATTAAGGAATCCATTGAGTCCCTTGGGGGTGCAGTCTTTCCCAAGCTGAATTGGAGTGCTCCAAAAGATTCTGCTTGGATAAGTACTGCTGGTACCCTTCGGTGTACCAGTTTCAGTGAGATTGCACTTTTATTTCGGGCATCTGACTCATTGGTCCATGACTTGTGCCATGTGTATGATTCATGCCAGGACAAATCTTTGACGAGGCCCCATAACTTTTTTCTTGCACTCCGGAAATGGTATCCATCCCTTCAGCCAGACATGGAATTTCGATGTTTCATACGAGATCAGAAGTTAATTGGAATTTCTCAACGAGAGGTTACTACTTTTTATCCTGTTTTGCTTGAAAAGAAGAATGATCTCCTTTCGTTGATACTAGCATTTTTTAACAATCATGTGAGGGCTAAATTTGAGTCAGAGAACTACACATTTGATGTTTATATCACAAAGGATGAGAGAGTTAAGGTTGTGGATTTTAACCCTTGGGGTGCCTTCACATTGTCCTTGTTGTTTGCATGGGATGAATTAGAGCTTATTCATAGTGAAGGAAATGATGTGGAGTTTAGAATTGTGGAAGATCGTTGTGCTGTTAGGCCAGGCCTTAAAACAGCAGTACCTTTTGATTACTTGGATACCAGTGCGGGCAGTGGTTGGGATCAATTTCTAAGGAGTGCAGATGAAGAGTTAAGACAACAGTCTACTGAAGCTGGTGCATGA